In Streptomyces sp. NBC_01408, one DNA window encodes the following:
- the aceE gene encoding pyruvate dehydrogenase (acetyl-transferring), homodimeric type: MASASDRNPIIIGGLPSQVPDFDPEETQEWLDSLDAAVDERGRERARYLMLRLIERAREKRVAVPEMRSTDYVNTIATKDEPFFPGNEEIERKVLNATRWNAAVMVSRAQRPGIGVGGHIATFASSASLYDVGFNHFFRGKDEGDGGDQIFFQGHASPGIYARAYLLDRLSEQQLDAFRQEKSKAPYGLSSYPHPRLMPDFWEFPTVSMGLGPLGAIYQARMNRYMEARGIADTSRSHVWAYLGDGEMDEPESLGQLSIAAREGLDNLTFVVNCNLQRLDGPVRGNGKIIQELESQFRGAGWNVIKLIWDRSWDPLLAQDRDGILVNKMNTTPDGQFQTYATESGAYIREHFFGDDQRLRAMVENMTDYQIQHLGRGGHDHKKVYAAYAAAKAHKGQPTVILAQTVKGWTLGPNFEGRNATHQMKKLTVDDLKRFRDRLHIPITDAQLEGGAPPYYHPGRNSPEIQYMHDQRNAHGGYVPTRVVRAKPLQLPGDAAYAAAKKGSGQQSIATTMAFVRILKDLMRDKEIGKRFVLIAPDEYRTFGMDAFFPSAKIYNPLGQQYEAVDRDLLLAYKESPTGQMLHDGISEAGCTASLIAAGSAYATHGEPLIPVYVFYSMFGFQRTGDQFWQMADQLARGFVLGATAGRTTLTGEGLQHADGHSQLLASTNPGCVAYDPAYGYEIAHIVRDGLRRMYGPQAEDVFYYLTVYNEPIQHPAEPADVDVDGILKGIHRVSTGTSGTIGAQLLASGVAVPWALEAQRILAADWNVRADVWSATSWNELRREAVEVEEHNLLHPEEEQRVPYVTRRLSGAEGPFVAVSDWMRAVPDQISRWVPGSYTSLGADGFGFADTRGAARRFFHIDAQSVVLATLTELAKEGKIDRSVLKQAIDRYQLLDVSAADPGAAGGDA; the protein is encoded by the coding sequence GTGGCTTCCGCATCCGATCGCAATCCGATCATCATTGGCGGCCTGCCGAGTCAGGTCCCGGACTTCGATCCGGAGGAGACGCAGGAGTGGCTCGACTCCCTGGACGCCGCAGTCGACGAGCGGGGCCGTGAACGCGCCCGCTACCTGATGCTGCGGCTGATCGAGCGGGCCCGTGAGAAGCGCGTGGCCGTGCCCGAGATGCGCAGCACGGACTACGTCAACACGATCGCCACGAAGGACGAGCCCTTCTTCCCCGGCAACGAGGAGATCGAGCGCAAGGTCCTCAACGCCACCCGGTGGAACGCGGCCGTCATGGTCTCGCGCGCCCAGCGCCCCGGCATCGGCGTGGGCGGCCACATCGCCACGTTCGCCTCCTCCGCCTCCCTCTACGACGTGGGCTTCAACCACTTCTTCCGGGGCAAGGACGAGGGCGACGGCGGCGACCAGATCTTCTTCCAGGGGCACGCCTCCCCCGGTATCTACGCCCGCGCCTACCTCCTGGACCGGCTCTCCGAGCAGCAGCTCGACGCGTTCCGCCAGGAGAAGTCGAAGGCCCCGTACGGCCTTTCCAGCTACCCGCACCCGCGGCTGATGCCGGACTTCTGGGAGTTCCCGACCGTCTCGATGGGCCTCGGTCCGCTCGGCGCGATCTACCAGGCGCGGATGAACCGGTACATGGAGGCGCGCGGGATCGCGGACACCTCCAGGTCCCACGTCTGGGCGTACCTCGGCGACGGCGAGATGGACGAGCCGGAGTCGCTCGGCCAGCTGTCGATCGCCGCCCGCGAGGGCCTGGACAACCTGACCTTCGTCGTCAACTGCAACCTGCAGCGCCTCGACGGCCCGGTGCGCGGCAACGGCAAGATCATCCAGGAGCTGGAGTCGCAGTTCCGAGGTGCCGGCTGGAACGTCATCAAGCTGATCTGGGACCGCTCCTGGGACCCGCTGCTGGCGCAGGACCGCGACGGCATCCTGGTCAACAAGATGAACACCACGCCGGACGGGCAGTTCCAGACGTACGCCACCGAGTCGGGCGCGTACATCCGTGAGCACTTCTTCGGGGACGACCAGCGGCTGCGCGCGATGGTCGAGAACATGACCGACTACCAGATCCAGCACCTGGGCCGCGGCGGTCACGACCACAAGAAGGTGTACGCGGCGTACGCGGCGGCCAAGGCCCACAAGGGCCAGCCGACGGTGATCCTGGCGCAGACGGTCAAGGGCTGGACGCTCGGCCCGAACTTCGAGGGCCGCAACGCCACGCACCAGATGAAGAAGCTGACGGTCGACGACCTCAAGCGCTTCCGCGACCGCCTGCACATCCCGATCACCGACGCCCAGCTGGAGGGCGGCGCTCCGCCGTACTACCACCCGGGCCGCAATTCCCCCGAGATCCAGTACATGCACGACCAGCGCAACGCGCACGGCGGTTACGTGCCGACCCGTGTGGTGCGCGCGAAGCCGTTGCAGCTGCCGGGCGACGCGGCGTACGCGGCGGCGAAGAAGGGTTCGGGGCAGCAGTCGATCGCCACGACTATGGCATTCGTCCGCATCCTGAAGGACCTGATGCGGGACAAGGAGATCGGCAAGCGGTTCGTGCTGATCGCGCCGGACGAGTACCGCACGTTCGGTATGGACGCGTTCTTCCCGAGCGCCAAGATCTACAACCCGCTGGGCCAGCAGTACGAGGCGGTCGACCGCGACCTGCTGCTCGCGTACAAGGAGTCGCCGACCGGCCAGATGCTGCACGACGGCATCTCGGAGGCGGGCTGCACCGCCTCGCTGATCGCCGCGGGTTCGGCGTACGCCACGCACGGCGAGCCGCTGATCCCGGTGTACGTCTTCTACTCGATGTTCGGTTTCCAGCGCACCGGTGACCAGTTCTGGCAGATGGCCGACCAGCTGGCGCGCGGTTTCGTCCTCGGCGCGACCGCCGGGCGGACCACCCTCACGGGTGAGGGCCTCCAGCACGCGGACGGACACTCCCAGCTGCTGGCGTCGACGAACCCGGGCTGCGTCGCGTACGACCCGGCCTACGGGTACGAGATCGCGCACATCGTCCGGGACGGTCTGCGCCGGATGTACGGTCCGCAGGCGGAGGACGTCTTCTACTACCTGACCGTCTACAACGAGCCGATCCAGCACCCGGCCGAGCCGGCGGACGTGGACGTGGACGGGATCCTCAAGGGCATCCACCGGGTGTCCACGGGCACCTCGGGCACCATCGGGGCGCAGCTGCTGGCCTCGGGCGTGGCGGTGCCGTGGGCGCTGGAGGCGCAGCGCATCCTGGCCGCGGACTGGAACGTGCGGGCGGACGTCTGGTCGGCGACCTCCTGGAACGAGCTGCGGCGCGAGGCCGTCGAGGTGGAGGAGCACAACCTGCTCCACCCGGAGGAGGAGCAGCGCGTCCCGTACGTGACGCGCAGGCTCTCGGGTGCGGAGGGTCCGTTCGTGGCGGTCTCCGACTGGATGCGGGCGGTGCCGGACCAGATCTCGCGGTGGGTGCCCGGCTCGTACACCTCGCTGGGCGCGGACGGCTTCGGCTTCGCGGACACGCGCGGTGCGGCCCGGCGCTTCTTCCACATCGACGCCCAGTCGGTGGTGCTGGCGACGCTCACCGAGCTCGCCAAGGAGGGGAAGATCGACCGTTCGGTGCTCAAGCAGGCCATCGACCGGTACCAGCTGCTCGACGTGAGCGCGGCGGACCCGGGCGCGGCGGGCGGCGACGCGTAA
- a CDS encoding DUF3052 domain-containing protein, with translation MSATADHAENLAARLGFQSEQVVQEIGYDDDVDQKFREVVEDLVGEVVDEDYDDVADAVLLWFREDDGDLADTLVDATELIEDGALILLLTPKTGRPGYVEASDIQESAETAGLSLAKGAPVGKEWAATKLAKPKAAVKSKR, from the coding sequence GTGAGCGCGACCGCGGACCACGCGGAGAACCTGGCCGCCCGGCTGGGTTTCCAGTCCGAACAGGTGGTCCAGGAGATCGGCTACGACGACGACGTCGATCAGAAATTCCGTGAGGTCGTTGAGGATCTCGTCGGCGAAGTCGTCGACGAGGACTACGACGACGTCGCCGACGCCGTACTGCTGTGGTTCCGAGAGGACGACGGCGATCTGGCGGACACACTGGTCGATGCCACCGAGCTGATCGAGGACGGCGCACTGATCCTGCTGCTGACCCCCAAGACGGGCCGCCCCGGCTACGTCGAGGCCAGCGACATCCAGGAGTCTGCGGAGACCGCCGGTCTCTCGCTGGCCAAGGGCGCCCCCGTCGGCAAGGAATGGGCCGCCACCAAGCTGGCGAAGCCCAAGGCCGCCGTCAAGTCCAAGCGCTGA
- a CDS encoding peroxiredoxin: MAIEVGSKAPDFELKDNHGATVRLSDFRGEKAVVLLFYPFAFTGVCTGELCELRDQLPRFQNAEVQLLAVSNDSVPTLRVFGEQEDLDYPLLSDFWPHGETSRAYGVFDEDKGCAVRGTFIIDKDGIVRWTVVNGLPDARDLNEYIKALDSL, from the coding sequence ATGGCGATCGAGGTCGGCAGCAAGGCCCCGGACTTCGAGCTCAAGGACAACCACGGCGCCACCGTGCGGCTCTCCGACTTCCGGGGGGAGAAGGCCGTCGTGCTGCTCTTCTACCCGTTCGCCTTCACCGGCGTCTGCACCGGCGAGCTGTGCGAGCTGCGCGACCAGCTGCCGCGCTTCCAGAACGCGGAAGTCCAGCTCCTCGCGGTCTCCAACGACTCCGTGCCGACCCTGCGGGTCTTCGGGGAGCAGGAGGACCTGGACTACCCGCTGCTGTCGGACTTCTGGCCGCACGGGGAGACCTCGCGCGCGTACGGGGTCTTCGACGAGGACAAGGGCTGCGCGGTCCGCGGCACCTTCATCATCGACAAGGACGGCATCGTGCGATGGACTGTCGTCAACGGGCTGCCCGACGCGCGTGACCTGAACGAGTACATCAAGGCACTCGACAGCCTCTGA
- a CDS encoding TerD family protein: MGVSLSKGGNVSLTKAAPNLTAVIVGLGWDARTTTGVDFDLDASAILTNDQGKVASDANFVFFNNLKSPDGSVEHTGDNTTGEGEGDDEAIKVNLAGVPADVAKIVFPVSIYEAESRQQSFGQVRNAYIRVLNQADNTELARYDLSEDASTETAMVFGELYRNGAEWKFRAIGQGYASGLRGIAQDFGVNV; the protein is encoded by the coding sequence GTGGGAGTCAGCCTCAGCAAGGGCGGCAACGTCTCGCTGACCAAGGCCGCGCCTAACCTGACGGCGGTCATCGTCGGTCTGGGCTGGGACGCTCGCACCACCACCGGTGTCGACTTCGACCTCGACGCCAGCGCGATCCTGACCAACGACCAGGGCAAGGTCGCCAGCGATGCGAACTTCGTGTTCTTCAACAACCTGAAGAGCCCGGACGGCTCCGTCGAGCACACCGGTGACAACACCACCGGTGAGGGCGAGGGCGACGACGAGGCCATCAAGGTCAACCTCGCCGGCGTCCCGGCCGATGTCGCCAAGATCGTCTTCCCGGTCTCGATCTACGAGGCCGAGAGCCGCCAGCAGAGCTTCGGCCAGGTCCGCAACGCGTACATCCGCGTCCTGAACCAGGCCGACAACACCGAGCTCGCCCGCTACGACCTCTCCGAGGACGCCTCGACGGAGACCGCCATGGTCTTCGGCGAGCTGTACCGCAACGGTGCGGAGTGGAAGTTCCGCGCCATCGGCCAGGGCTACGCCTCCGGTCTGCGCGGCATCGCGCAGGACTTCGGCGTCAACGTCTGA
- a CDS encoding TerD family protein: MGVTLAKGGNVSLSKAAPNLTRVLIGLGWDARSTTGADFDLDASALLCNSGRVLGDEYFVFYNNLKSPEGSVEHTGDNLTGEGDGDDESIIIDLSKVPERVDKIVFPVSIHEADSRRQSFGQVSNAFIRVVNQADGQELARYDLSEDASSETAMIFGEVYRYGGEWKFRAVGQGYASGLRGIALDFGVNVS; encoded by the coding sequence ATGGGCGTCACACTCGCCAAGGGGGGCAATGTCTCCCTCTCCAAGGCCGCACCGAACCTCACCCGGGTTCTGATCGGCCTCGGATGGGACGCGCGCTCGACCACGGGGGCCGACTTCGACCTCGATGCCAGCGCGCTGCTGTGCAACAGCGGCCGGGTGCTCGGGGACGAGTACTTCGTCTTCTACAACAACCTGAAGAGCCCCGAGGGCTCCGTCGAACACACGGGAGACAACCTCACCGGCGAGGGTGACGGTGACGACGAGTCGATCATCATCGACCTCAGCAAGGTGCCGGAGCGCGTCGACAAGATCGTCTTCCCGGTCTCGATCCACGAGGCGGACAGCCGCCGCCAGAGCTTCGGCCAGGTCAGCAATGCCTTCATCCGCGTGGTGAACCAGGCCGACGGCCAGGAGCTGGCCCGATACGACCTTTCCGAGGACGCGTCCAGCGAGACCGCGATGATCTTCGGCGAGGTCTACCGGTACGGGGGCGAATGGAAGTTCCGCGCGGTGGGGCAGGGGTACGCGTCGGGCCTCCGGGGCATCGCTCTAGACTTCGGGGTCAACGTTTCGTAA
- a CDS encoding DUF475 domain-containing protein, which yields MVLKTFGWSFAVTALGLVAAVFYGGWTAFGIVAILSVLEISLSFDNAVVNAGILKKMNAFWQKIFLTIGVLIAVFGMRLVFPVVIVAISAKIGPIEAVDLALSDKEMYEQLVTDAHPSIAAFGGIFLLMIFLDFIFEDRDIKWLGWLERPLAKLGKIDMLSACIALIVLVVASMTVGANAHQHGGVHVDKAQTVLISGVLGLITYMVVGGLSGYFENKLEEEEEAEHEAEEEAKKSGKPVSAVAMAGKAAFFMFLYLEVLDASFSFDGVIGAFAITNDIVLMALGLGIGAMYVRSLTVYLVRQGTLDDYVYLEHGAHYAIGALAVILLVTIQYQINEFITGLVGVLLIAWSFWSSVRRNKRLELEGASAEA from the coding sequence GTGGTTCTCAAAACCTTCGGCTGGTCGTTCGCAGTCACTGCGCTCGGTCTGGTCGCAGCGGTGTTCTACGGGGGGTGGACAGCCTTCGGGATCGTGGCGATCCTGTCGGTCCTCGAGATCTCGCTGTCTTTCGACAACGCGGTGGTCAACGCCGGAATCCTGAAGAAGATGAATGCCTTCTGGCAGAAGATCTTCCTCACCATCGGTGTCCTCATCGCCGTGTTCGGCATGCGACTGGTCTTCCCCGTCGTGATTGTCGCGATCAGCGCCAAGATCGGGCCCATCGAGGCCGTGGACCTGGCCCTCTCCGACAAGGAGATGTACGAGCAGCTGGTCACGGACGCCCACCCGTCCATCGCCGCCTTCGGTGGCATCTTCCTGCTCATGATCTTCCTCGACTTCATCTTCGAGGACCGTGACATCAAGTGGCTCGGCTGGCTGGAGCGTCCGCTGGCCAAGCTCGGCAAGATCGACATGCTGTCCGCGTGCATCGCGCTGATCGTCCTGGTCGTCGCCTCGATGACCGTCGGCGCCAACGCCCACCAGCACGGCGGCGTGCACGTGGACAAGGCGCAGACCGTCCTGATCTCCGGCGTCCTCGGCCTGATCACCTACATGGTCGTCGGCGGCCTCTCCGGCTACTTCGAGAACAAGCTGGAGGAAGAGGAGGAGGCCGAACACGAGGCCGAGGAGGAAGCGAAGAAGAGCGGCAAGCCCGTCTCGGCCGTCGCCATGGCCGGCAAGGCCGCCTTCTTCATGTTCCTCTACCTCGAAGTCCTCGACGCCTCGTTCTCCTTCGACGGGGTCATCGGCGCCTTCGCCATCACCAACGACATCGTGCTCATGGCCCTCGGCCTCGGCATCGGTGCCATGTACGTCCGGTCGCTGACGGTCTACCTGGTCCGCCAGGGCACCCTCGACGACTACGTCTACCTGGAGCACGGCGCGCACTACGCCATCGGCGCGCTCGCCGTGATCCTGCTCGTCACCATCCAGTACCAGATCAACGAGTTCATCACCGGCCTCGTCGGTGTCCTGCTGATCGCCTGGTCCTTCTGGTCCTCGGTGCGCCGCAACAAGCGCCTCGAACTGGAGGGTGCCTCCGCCGAGGCATGA